In Nitrospirota bacterium, the genomic stretch ATGATGCAGGTGAAATCAATCATTGTGGGCGGAGAATCAGATGCTGATATAGCAAGTATTGTCATCAGGAATTCCGATGGCAATGCCATATCCGCTGTAGGCAAGACAACGCTGAAAGTGCTTATAGAGGTAATAAGAAATGCAAGATTTGTAGTCACAAATGACTCAGGACCAATGCATATCGCTGCTGCGCTCAATGTTCCTGTATTTGCAATATTCGGGCCTACTAATCCGCTAAGAACAGGCCCTTACGGTAAATCGCATGTCATAATCAGGAAAGGGCTTGAATGCTCTCCGTGTTACAGAAAGAATTGCAGAGCCGTTCAGTGTATGGAAATGATAAGCGTCAGAGAAGTAGCAGATGCTATCAGGCGGAGCGGATATTAACGCATAGCGAAGTTCTATTGACTTTGCACTATTCCTTAATTTAATATTACGGAAAATCCGGGTTTATAAACTGGTGATTGGAGGGAAAGATGACAAAAAAAGTCGCAGTACTTGTAAGGAACAGGCAGCACGAGGCGCTGAGAATGTCTGTAGGGCTGACACTTGAGGACAATGCAGTGAGCGTGTTTGTTATGGATAAAAAACTTCCGTCAGATGAGAATACTAACCTTAATGTGGAAACCCTCGGTGATATGGATGCAAAGATATTTTCCAATAACCCGGAGAATAAATTTGAGCAGATGACCACTGAAGAGATTGCACGCGCTCTGACAGAATATGATGTTGTGATTCCGTATTAACCGGTGTTGTTTTTAATTTAAGACACAAACATTATAGACAAAAATTCATGTAAGGAGGAGATATGAAGCTTGGTATACATGTAATAAGCGACAGGCATCTTGATGATGTAGTCGGTATAGCGAAGGCTGCTGCATCGAAAGGACACGAGGTAACCGTATTCACAATGGCTGACGGTGTTAAACTCCTTGAGAATCCTGCGTTTACCAGCCTGTGCAAGACACCTAATGTCAAAATGAGCTTTTGCGACCATAACGCCACAGGGATGGGGATCTCAAAAGATGGGATCCCGCAAGATGTAATATGCGGCAGCCAGTATAATAATGCAATTATGGTGAACATCTCTGACAGAGTTATAGTGCTTTAAGATTATATTTAAGAAGGTAAAAATTAAAAAAGGGGACGAAACAATGAAAATATTGCATATTCTTAATGATGGACAGACTAAATTATCAGATGAGATAATCTGCATACAGTCAAAAAGTAATGAGGTTAAGGTTATTGACCTTCCAAAGAAGGAAGCGTCTTATGAAAGTATTGTTGCTGATATTTTTTCGTATGATAAAGTGATATCATGGTAACGGCAAATTACACTTGACTTGTTAATAATCAAAAGATATACTGTCCTTTACCGAGGGTTGAGAAGCTTTAATTTAAAGCTAAAGCCTTAAATTTTCAGGACGGGGGGGTGAGATTGAATTGTAGAGGTTTTAAGTTCGGGGTTTCGGCTTCTCATTTAGTAAAAAATTTAACAAAAACAGGAGGCAATGATGCTTAGAGATGGTAAAGTGTTGAAGTTCATTTTTTTAATGGTCGGTGTTTTTCTATTTTTCACTGCACAGACTTACGCTGCTCAATTTAAACACCCGGAGTTATTAGTAACCCCGGCAGACATCGAGAAACACAAGGATTGGATTGTACTCGACTGCCGTGATGCAAAAGAGACAGAAGATAAAAAAACTGGCGAAAAGTTAAAGGGTTATGCTGATGGACATATCCCTGGCGCAATAAACCTCGGCGGCGATTGTTCAAAGGTCTTGAGGACAAAGGAACAATCGGTTGTTTTTAAGGATGCGAAGGAGAATACTGATGTGGCAAAATATGAGAAAATCCTCGGTGATGCCGGGATAAGCAGCGACAAGACTGTAGTGGTTTATGCTGATGCAAAAAGAATTACCCATGCTACTGTCGGTTTCTGGATACTTGAATACTTAGGGCAGAAGGATGTCCGTTTCCTTAACGGCGGCATTGAGGCTTGGGAAACTGCTGGAAAGAAGCTGGATACAGCAGAGAAAAAACTTCCACCTGCTAAATATATGGCACATCTTATGAAAAACAGAATAGCTACTACAGATGAAGTTTTGAAGGTTGCCAAAGGCGAGATTAAAAACGTTCAGATTGTGGACTCAAGGACACCTGGAGAATATGCAGGAACAGATATGAGGGCAAAGAGGGGCGGACATATCCCCAAGACAACGATGAATGTCTCTCATACTGAGACCTATGATAAGAAGACAGGGATGATTAAGTCTGCTGAAGAACTTGAGAAGCTTTTCGGCAAACTGGACAAGAACAAGAGGACCATACCTCTCTGCCAGACAGGCACCCGTTCCACACTTACATATTTAGAGTTCAAAATGATGGGATTCAAGAATTTAGCCAATTATGATGATTCATGGATAATCTGGGGCAACAGAGAAGACACACCTATTGAAAAGTAATTGCTGACCTGCTAAATTGGTCCTTTAGCTGAAAATTACTTAGAGTCAAAATAGGAGGCGAAATCGCCTCCTATTTTTTTGCAAAAAGAGAGGTTGTCAGATAAAATAACTCATGTTAGATAAAACAGCTCGAGTGGACCCCCATGCTTCTAAAAGGATTGAGTTTTTTTTGATTTCCCTTCTGACATTTTTCAGTTTTCTTATTCTTTTTGTTCTCAGAGGAATTGACGATAACAGGCTGACCTCATGGTTGTGGACATTCAGCAGTTTTAATATCATAGAATTTTCTTTAATCATAATTTCCGGGATTATCTTTGCATATATGCTTACAAGACTTTCTTTCCCAAAGTTCAGTCCATCTGTATTTCTTTTTTTACTGTCATTTATTTCTGTAATGCCTTTTTGGAAAGCGCCGGAGGTTATTGTGGATGCATCGCGGTATTTCACTCAGGCAAAACACCTTGATGTCTATGGAATTGGATATTTCTTTAGAGAATGGGGCAGGGATATTAATATATGGACTGACCTGCCCCTCATTCCTTTTCTTTATGGACTGATATTTAAGCTTTTCGGAGAGTCCAGGATTTATATCCAGGCATTTACCACGCTTCTATTTTCTCTTACCGTTGTGCTCACGTATAACATAGGAAAAACATTATGGGATGAGACAGTTGGTTTTTATGGAGGGGTGCTTCTGCTCGGCATCCCATACCTATTTTCTCAGATATCACTCATGCTTGTTGATGTGCCTGCAATGTTTTTTTTAACGCTTTCAATTTTTACTTTTATAATGGCTTTAAATCGAGGGGGAATATGGCTTCTATTTTCGTCTGTTGCCGTGTTCACGGCATTTTTTTCAAAGTATTCAACATGGCCGATGCTTTCTATTTTGGCAGTTATATTTGTGGTTTACAGCGTTCAACGCTCAAAACTAAAGATGCAGGATAATCATGCATCATGGAGAAGAGGATTTGTGGTTGTAGTGATTTCCGGCATATTAATAGGAGTAGTTTTCTGGTATAAATCTGATGTCTTCCTGAATCAGATTAAACTCTTATTGAATTATCAGCAGCCCGGACTGAAACGCTGGGAAGAGAGTTTTATTTCCACCTTCTTTTTTCAGATTCATCCCTTTATTACTGTTTCTGCGATATATTCTATTTATATTGCCTTAAAGAGAAGAGATGTTAAGTATGCGATTATAAGCTGGCTGATAATATTTATACTTTTATTTCAGATAAAAAGGATACGATACATCATAATGATATTCCCGCTGCTGACATTAATGGCATCCTATGGCCTGCGGGAGATAAAAGACAGGCGCATTATAAGGTTTATTGCTTCATATACGGTTATCTTTTCGCTTCTTATTGCAGTTCTTGCATACCTTCCTTTTCTCCAGAAAATGAGTGTGGTAAACATAAAAAACGCAGGCAGTTTTTTGAATTCGCTTGATGCCTCTGAGATTGAGGTGTTTACTCTTCAGTCAAAGAATCCCGATGTCAACCCTGCGATCTCTGTGCCTATTCTTGATTTGTTTACAAAGAAAAAAATTATCTATCATTATGACAAGGATTTTTTTCCTCCACCAAAGGATTTTGAGAAGTCGTCATTGAGGTTCACATGGGAATATAAAAATCCAGAATACTAT encodes the following:
- a CDS encoding DsrE family protein, whose amino-acid sequence is MKLGIHVISDRHLDDVVGIAKAAASKGHEVTVFTMADGVKLLENPAFTSLCKTPNVKMSFCDHNATGMGISKDGIPQDVICGSQYNNAIMVNISDRVIVL
- a CDS encoding sulfurtransferase — encoded protein: MMLRDGKVLKFIFLMVGVFLFFTAQTYAAQFKHPELLVTPADIEKHKDWIVLDCRDAKETEDKKTGEKLKGYADGHIPGAINLGGDCSKVLRTKEQSVVFKDAKENTDVAKYEKILGDAGISSDKTVVVYADAKRITHATVGFWILEYLGQKDVRFLNGGIEAWETAGKKLDTAEKKLPPAKYMAHLMKNRIATTDEVLKVAKGEIKNVQIVDSRTPGEYAGTDMRAKRGGHIPKTTMNVSHTETYDKKTGMIKSAEELEKLFGKLDKNKRTIPLCQTGTRSTLTYLEFKMMGFKNLANYDDSWIIWGNREDTPIEK
- a CDS encoding glycosyltransferase family 39 protein; this translates as MISLLTFFSFLILFVLRGIDDNRLTSWLWTFSSFNIIEFSLIIISGIIFAYMLTRLSFPKFSPSVFLFLLSFISVMPFWKAPEVIVDASRYFTQAKHLDVYGIGYFFREWGRDINIWTDLPLIPFLYGLIFKLFGESRIYIQAFTTLLFSLTVVLTYNIGKTLWDETVGFYGGVLLLGIPYLFSQISLMLVDVPAMFFLTLSIFTFIMALNRGGIWLLFSSVAVFTAFFSKYSTWPMLSILAVIFVVYSVQRSKLKMQDNHASWRRGFVVVVISGILIGVVFWYKSDVFLNQIKLLLNYQQPGLKRWEESFISTFFFQIHPFITVSAIYSIYIALKRRDVKYAIISWLIIFILLFQIKRIRYIIMIFPLLTLMASYGLREIKDRRIIRFIASYTVIFSLLIAVLAYLPFLQKMSVVNIKNAGSFLNSLDASEIEVFTLQSKNPDVNPAISVPILDLFTKKKIIYHYDKDFFPPPKDFEKSSLRFTWEYKNPEYYTANSEDSKRTVLVISSNMEAFPDYIEQRIKEYTRSKVFEISEGVFRFRTVVAVYYN